One genomic segment of Naumovozyma castellii chromosome 7, complete genome includes these proteins:
- the IRC23 gene encoding Irc23p (ancestral locus Anc_5.640), which produces MLESIENLFILAFCTMFRVFQYCCYIGIVILLIPFVGFYSFDLFLYIYRLLQYFIECLIYKRNQNKRLGKEETPMPLEKTSSENPHPFRELLIKKSETNQQQQQRSSSNQDKNSSKDGVGNSLHFNSVMLSKLRANLTRFISERLVDLGLDSSIDHYGIEKHSKREEIREVSTGRLVEPYEMKSVSAG; this is translated from the coding sequence ATGTTGGAAAGTATTGAGAACCTGTTTATATTAGCTTTTTGCACCATGTTTAGGGTGTTCcaatattgttgttacATTGGTATTGTGATACTTCTGATTCCCTTTGTTGGGttttattcatttgatCTATTCTTATACATTTATAGACTACTGcaatatttcattgaatgTCTCATTTACAAAAGGAATCAAAATAAGAGATTGGGGAAAGAGGAGACACCTATGCCGTTAGAGAAAACGTCCAGTGAAAATCCACATCCATTTAGAGAACTTTTGATTAAGAAATCTGAAACAaatcaacagcaacaacagcgAAGTTCTTCGAATCAAGATAAAAATAGTTCCAAAGATGGCGTTGGTAATAGTTTGCATTTCAATAGTGTCATGCTCTCCAAGCTGCGTGCTAATCTAACCAGGTTTATTTCAGAACGATTGGTTGATTTGGGCCTTGATAGTTCGATAGACCACTATGGGATTGAGAAGCACAGTAAAAGAGAAGAGATACGAGAGGTTTCTACGGGCAGACTCGTGGAACCATACGAAATGAAATCTGTCTCAGCAGGTTAA
- the ETT1 gene encoding Ett1p (ancestral locus Anc_5.650), whose amino-acid sequence MAKRPLGLGKQAQKKKQKVASREATPDTTPSNQISIELNDEEDADNELAQLNGLWNQYFKSDKDDEILLNGMIHECDRILRIVKSDDDASSEERGKLTKLIHSDDRFYACFALALSELTVFKSENVKEVSEFFNLALERCEDGLKIFSHSDLLSLVFSKIIFQRIPLEFISKLKVDSKEDNLKLKLYEQFEKGQEKFNVLSQDKNNKQNEDYLRLTFEVLQSYDDLMDIIENFGHEKDIEEGLDSDEEEELAQIELAKSHPLFQFQKNFTKDLTWLKDQLINLFKHIKDHESPLYHQVARSIGELYLKFAENPSSVYLDVVYGDDRDESSKEDDETKTKSQREAVQLLEAGLEYLKKAQLKDSPETWVQVAEAFIDLGNVQDNESAEQEAAYKSAEQLLRKANRATNGKYEHILDNLINES is encoded by the coding sequence ATGGCAAAGAGACCTTTAGGATTGGGTAAGCAAGctcaaaagaagaaacaaaaagtTGCATCGAGGGAGGCCACACCAGACACAACACCTTCCAATCAAATCAGTATTGAACTTAACGATGAGGAAGATGCAGATAATGAATTGGCTCAATTGAATGGGTTATGGAACCAATACTTCAAGTCCGATAAGGATGATGAGATCTTATTGAATGGTATGATTCATGAATGTGATAGAATATTACGTATCGTTAAatcagatgatgatgctaGTAGTGAGGAAAGAGGTAAATTGACCAAATTGATTCATAGCGATGATAGATTTTATGCATGTTTCGCTCTTGCCTTGTCTGAATTAACTGTGTTCAAGTCAGAAAATGTCAAGGAAGTGtctgaatttttcaatttggcATTGGAAAGATGTGAGGATGGGTTGAAAATCTTTTCTCATTCCGACTTGTTGTCATTGGTGTTCAGTAAGataatctttcaaagaattcCCTTGGAatttatttccaaattgaagGTGGATAGTAAAGAggataatttgaaattgaaattatatGAACAATTTGAGAAGGGTCAAGAAAAGTTTAATGTCTTGTCTCAggataagaataataaacaaaacgAAGATTATTTGCGTTTAACTTTTGAAGTGTTACAATCATATGATGATTTGATGGATATCATTGAGAATTTTGGTCACGAAAAGGATATCGAAGAAGGTTTGGACagtgatgaagaagaagagttAGCCCAAATTGAATTGGCCAAGTCTCATCcattattccaattccaaaaaaaCTTCACAAAGGACCTGACTTGGTTGAAAGATCAATTAATCAACCTGTTTAAGCACATTAAGGATCACGAGTCACCATTATATCATCAAGTAGCCAGGAGCATTGGTGAAttgtatttgaaattcGCAGAGAATCCAAGTTCTGTATATTTAGACGTTGTCTACGGTGATGATCGGGACGAATCCTCCaaggaagatgatgaaacgAAAACCAAGAGTCAAAGGGAAGCGGTCCAATTATTGGAAGCCGGtttagaatatttgaagaaggcTCAATTAAAGGATTCTCCAGAGACATGGGTGCAAGTGGCAGAGGCGTTTATTGATTTGGGGAACGTGCAAGACAACGAGTCCGCCGAACAAGAAGCGGCTTACAAGAGTGCCGAGCAGTTGCTAAGGAAGGCTAACAGAGCCACCAACGGGAAGTACGAGCACATTCTGGACAACTTGATCAACGAGTCATAG
- the STD1 gene encoding Std1p (ancestral locus Anc_5.644) → MFVSPPPATSTIQVLQKKRSKRGKENSNSLSSQYNNQLQSIADNNSINNVGPNQFIPRQQEPEGSMTSRPVDGQEQMNRKDASNFVSAPPEYSDRARLEIRKRLLPTANNKINRLPNKDNNYSNEHNSRQSLQQDNTSILSENASSYQSSIFSHPSTVFTASTTDSGTISIPKYVTEITLEDALPKTFYDMYSPEVLMSDPSNILYNGRPKFTKRELLDWDLNDIRSLLIVEKLRPEWGNQLPRIVTNGINLPQFRLQLLPLRSMDNFIIKVLVESDLYLEANLDYEFKLTSAKYTVASARRRHEEITGRNEPIMNLSKPEWRNIIENYLLNISVEAQCRFDFKQRCSEFKKWKLQQSNLKRPDMPPPSIIPAHQTPHNNNNLLKKALMKNLQLKNFNGGDVEHGHNKNSKSSSTNMKVSLSKEEKANIWSQCQAQVYQRLGLDWQPDGIVI, encoded by the coding sequence ATGTTTGTTTCACCACCACCTGCAACATCGACTATTCAAGTCTTGCAGAAGAAGCGGTCTAAGAGAGGTAAGGAAAACTCGAATAGTCTTTCATCTCAATACAACAATCAGCTACAATCGATTGCTGACAATAATAGTATAAATAATGTTGGTCCTAACCAATTCATCCCGAGGCAGCAAGAGCCAGAAGGCTCTATGACTTCGAGACCAGTTGATGGTCAGGAGCAAATGAATAGAAAGGACGCATCCAATTTTGTTAGTGCTCCACCTGAATATTCTGACAGAGCTAGACTTGAAATTAGAAAGAGATTATTGCCCACAGCTAACaataaaattaatagaCTTCCcaataaagataataattATAGTAACGAACATAACAGCAGACAGTCATTACAACAAGATAATACTAGTATACTTTCAGAAAACGCATCTTCTTACCAGTCGAGTATTTTCTCGCATCCCTCAACAGTATTTACAGCATCCACAACAGATAGTGGTACAATATCCATACCTAAGTATGTCACTGAAATTACTTTAGAAGATGCACTACCAAAGACATTCTATGACATGTATTCTCCAGAAGTGCTAATGTCAGACccatcaaatattttatacAATGGTAGACCCAAGTTCACAAAGAgagaattattagattgggatttgaatgatataCGATCACTTCTCATTGTGGAAAAACTTAGACCAGAATGGGGTAACCAATTACCTAGAATTGTAACAAATGGTATCAATTTACCTCAATTTAGATTACAATTACTACCCTTACGATCAATGGATAATTTTATAATTAAAGTTTTGGTTGAATCAGATCTTTATTTGGAAGCTAATTTAGATtatgaatttaaattgaCGAGTGCCAAATATACAGTGGCTTCCgcaagaagaagacatGAAGAAATAACGGGCAGAAATGAACCTATAAtgaatctttcaaaacCAGAATGGAGaaacattattgaaaattatttgttgaaCATTTCCGTGGAGGCTCAATGTAGATTTGATTTTAAACAACGTTGTTCagaattcaagaaatggaaattaCAACAATCCAATTTAAAGAGACCTGATATGCCTCCTCCAAGTATAATTCCGGCTCATCAAACTCctcataataataacaaccTCTTAAAGAAAGctttgatgaagaatcttcaattgaaaaattttaacGGCGGCGATGTTGAGCATGGCCATAATAAGAATTCCAAATCCAGCTCTACTAATATGAAAGTATCATTAAGCAAGGAAGAGAAAGCCAATATTTGGTCACAATGTCAGGCACAAGTGTACCAAAGACTTGGTTTAGATTGGCAACCAGATGGAATTGTCATATGA
- the RAT1 gene encoding ssRNA exonuclease RAT1 (ancestral locus Anc_5.645), which translates to MGVPSFFRWLSRKYPKIISPVLEETPQVIDGVTLPLDYSAPNPNGELDNLYLDMNGIVHPCSHPENRPPPETEDEMLLAVFEYTNRVLNMARPRKVLVMAVDGVAPRAKMNQQRARRFRSARDAAIENEAREEILRQKEEIGEVIDEAVKNKKTWDSNAITPGTPFMDKLAASLRYWTAFKLATDPGWKNLQIIISDATVPGEGEHKIMNFIRSQRADPEYNPNTTHCIYGLDADLIFLGLATHEPHFRILREDVFAQNNNKRRNFDDTLNMSEEEKQLLLAKDSEKPFLWLHINVLREYLGAELFIPRLSFPFDLERAIDDWVFMCFFCGNDFLPHLPSLDVRENSIDILLDIWKIVLPNLKTYMTCDGELNLESVEMLLQQLGSREGDIFKSRHIQEVRKQEAYQRKKLQKNGKFSNGQDRHPTTPNEQLQMYDTNGELAKGSWNLTTHDMVRLKKQLMLANEGDVDAIAVIKAESEKNDKLMKEITEEQMDKVVQEANKSNFTAAEIMKKKLQARKHQLEEEEKAEAEKDVVTKKPLTEEKHLSEELTNEIENDVEDEDAEESKTTSENESVPAVSLGPVKSGVIDTDEAVKLYEPGFRERYYKAKCYVSDAEIEPLRKGMVRSYVEGVSWVLLYYYQGCASWDWYYPYHYAPFASDFFDITNIKVEFELGKPFLPYEQLMSVLPAASGHTLPAIFRPLMSEPDSPIIDFYPTEFPIDMNGKKMSWQGISLLPFIDEKRLLETVRDQYPKLTPAERSRNVCNDPVLLISNKNANFERFTKKFYKTENEDEVSEFTFHHFKSGLSGVVSADKEGFKLGSKIVSPVQGGGLPDLSTNLLLKLCYKLVPLPSRNKSIILNGYIPSEQVLDAYDLDSVMYKYNNNGRNRWNFGNDMKQNKAPVGPQGTTQYKPRVGGYRAFFFFGQQNISNMNNGYQNGGNNANQNQYHNQQNRYNSGGRGNYQSNSRGSYQGGSRYGGNNYQQQRSGSSGSRYSGTTGNRPNNRYQGGPPRR; encoded by the coding sequence ATGGGTGTTCCATCATTTTTTAGATGGCTTTCTAGAAAATACCCAAAGATTATATCTCCAGTGCTAGAAGAGACACCACAAGTTATCGATGGTGTCACTTTACCATTAGATTATTCGGCACCAAATCCAAATGGTGAATTGGATAACTTATACCTGGACATGAACGGTATTGTTCATCCATGTTCTCATCCTGAAAATAGACCACCACCGGAGACGGAAGACGAAATGTTATTGGCCGTTTTCGAATATACCAATAGAGTTCTTAATATGGCAAGACCAAGGAAAGTGTTAGTCATGGCAGTCGATGGTGTGGCTCCTCGTGCTAAAATGAATCAACAACGTGCTCGTAGATTTAGAAGTGCTAGGGATGCAGCTATCGAAAATGAAGCTCGTGAGGAAATATTACGTCAAAAAGAGGAAATCGGTGAAGTCATTGATGAAGCtgtgaaaaataaaaagacTTGGGATTCCAATGCAATTACTCCAGGGACCCCCTTTATGGATAAATTGGCTGCATCGTTAAGATACTGGACAGCATTCAAATTGGCCACGGACCCAGGttggaaaaatttacaaatcattattagtGATGCCACGGTCCCAGGTGAAGGTGAACATAAAATTATGAATTTCATTAGATCGCAAAGAGCTGATCCTGAATATAACCCTAACACTACACATTGTATTTATGGGTTGGATGCAGATTTGATTTTCTTGGGGTTAGCAACACACGAACCTCATTTTAGAATCTTAAGAGAAGATGTATTTGctcaaaataataataagagACGTAATTTTGATGATACTTTGAATATGtcagaagaagagaaacaACTACTTTTGGCTAAGGATTCGGAGAAGCCATTTCTTTGGTTACATATTAATGTGCTTAGGGAATATTTGGGTgctgaattatttattccGAGACTTTCGTTCCCATTTGACCTTGAGAGAGCTATCGATGATTGGGTTTTTATGTGTTTCTTTTGTGGTAATGATTTCTTACCTCATCTACCCAGTCTCGATGTTAGAGAAAATAGTATTGATATTCTTTTagatatttggaaaattgtcttgccaaatttgaaaacataTATGACATGTGATGGggaattgaatttggaatCTGTAGAAATGCTTCTGCAACAACTTGGTTCTCGTGAAGGTGATATCTTTAAATCAAGACACATTCAAGAAGTTAGGAAACAAGAAGcttatcaaagaaaaaaactaCAAAAAAATGGCAAGTTTTCTAATGGTCAAGACAGACATCCTACCACGCCGAATGAACAACTACAAATGTATGATACTAATGGTGAATTAGCAAAGGGTTCATGGAATTTGACTACCCACGACATGGTGagattaaagaaacagTTGATGCTCGCTAATGAGGGTGACGTAGATGCCATTGCTGTTATCAAAGCTGAAAGTGAAAAGAATGATAAActaatgaaagaaataacTGAAGAACAAATGGATAAGGTTGTACAGGAAGCCAATAAATCTAATTTTACTGCTGCcgaaataatgaagaaaaaattacaGGCTAGAAAGCATcaattggaagaagaagaaaaagcTGAAGCTGAAAAGGATGTGGTAACCAAAAAACCACTTACTGAAGAGAAACATTTGAGTGAAGAGCTtacaaatgaaattgaaaatgacgttgaagatgaagatgccGAAGAAAGCAAGACTACATCAGAAAATGAATCAGTACCTGCCGTGTCTCTTGGACCAGTGAAGAGTGGTGTGATAGACACTGATGAAGCTGTGAAACTATATGAACCTGGATTTAGAGAAAGGTATTACAAAGCCAAATGTTACGTTTCTGATGCTGAAATTGAACCATTAAGGAAGGGAATGGTGAGATCATATGTAGAAGGTGTCTCTTGGGTCTTACTTTACTATTATCAAGGCTGTGCCTCTTGGGATTGGTATTATCCATACCATTACGCACCATTTGCATcagatttctttgatattACTAACATTAAAGTGGAATTTGAGCTGGGTAAACCATTTTTACCATATGAGCAATTAATGAGTGTGTTACCAGCCGCATCAGGACATACGCTTCCAGCCATTTTCAGGCCATTAATGAGTGAGCCAGATTCTCCAATCATTGATTTCTATCCAACGGAATTCCCCATTGATATGAATGGTAAGAAAATGTCCTGGCAAGGTATTAGTTTATTACCATTTATTGACGAAAAGAGACTGCTCGAGACTGTACGTGATCAATATCCTAAACTAACCCCAGCAGAAAGATCAAGAAATGTTTGTAATGATCCTGTACTGTTAATCAGTAATAAGAATgccaattttgaaagattcaCTAAGAAGTTCTACAAgacagaaaatgaagatgaagtttCTGAATTTACATTCCATCATTTCAAGAGTGGATTAAGCGGGGTAGTAAGTGCAGACAAGGAGGGGTTTAAATTAGGATCTAAGATTGTGTCGCCTGTTCAAGGAGGTGGTCTCCCGGATTTATCTACTAATTTACTGTTGAAATTATGTTATAAATTGGTTCCCTTACCATCAAGAAACAAATCGATTATTCTTAACGGATATATCCCATCGGAACAAGTTCTAGATGCCTACGATTTGGATTCTGTGATGTACAAGTACAACAATAATGGACGTAACCGTTGGAATTTTGGTAATGACATGAAGCAAAATAAGGCACCTGTGGGACCACAAGGAACGACACAATATAAGCCGAGAGTAGGTGGATATAGAgcctttttctttttcgGTCAACAAAACATTTCCAACATGAACAATGGTTACCAGAATGGTGGTAATAATGCCAACCAGAACCAGTATCATAACCAACAAAATAGATATAATAGCGGAGGAAGAGGCAATTACCAATCTAATAGCAGAGGAAGCTATCAAGGAGGAAGTAGATATGGAGGCAATAACTATCAGCAGCAGCGCTCAGGATCTTCTGGAAGTAGATACAGTGGTACTACTGGGAACCGTCCAAATAACAGATACCAAGGGGGACCACCACGTCGTTAA
- the TOM6 gene encoding Tom6p (ancestral locus Anc_5.641) has protein sequence MSAMFGMPGLGATGGAPTKPKSRFEQFRETPVFTVLLNGTLFVAGVAFIQSPLMDMLAPQL, from the coding sequence ATGTCAGCAATGTTCGGTATGCCAGGTCTAGGAGCCACTGGAGGTGCTCCAACTAAACCAAAGTCCAGATTTGAACAATTCAGAGAAACACCTGTTTTCACCGTTCTATTAAACGGTACGTTATTTGTTGCTGGTGTTGCATTCATTCAATCTCCCTTGATGGATATGTTGGCTCCACAATTGTGA
- the DBP5 gene encoding ATP-dependent RNA helicase DBP5 (ancestral locus Anc_5.643), producing the protein MSNITDKDPADLLASLKLKENDQTTTVKKTDDAKKVEEGKKPEEKKETAEPDTNLLASEYEVKVKLVDLQADPNSPLFSVKSFDDLGLDPALLKGVYAMKFQKPSKIQEKALPLLLHNPPRNMIAQSQSGTGKTAAFSLAMLSRVNVDEEIPQAICLAPSRELARQTMEVVQDMGKFTKISTQLIVPDSFERNTRINAQIVVGTPGTVLDLMRRKLIDISKIKIFVLDEADNMLDKQGLGDQCVRVKRFIPKTAQLVLFSATFADAVREYAKKVVPDANTLELQTNEVNVSAIKQLYMDCKSEEHKYEVLSELYGLLTIGSSIIFVATKNTANLLYGQLRKDGHAVSILHGDLQSTERDRLIDDFREGKSKVLITTNVLARGIDIPTVSMVVNYDLPTLRNGEADPATYIHRIGRTGRFGRTGVAISFVHDKKTLNTLLTIQKYFGDIEMTRVPTDDWDEVEKIVKKVLKE; encoded by the coding sequence ATGTCAAACATTACGGACAAGGACCCAGCTGATTTATTGGCTTCTTTAAAGCTCAAGGAAAATGATCAAACAACCACTGTAAAGAAGACCGATGATGCTAAGAAAGTAGAAGAAGGCAAGAAACCCGAGGAGAAGAAGGAGACTGCTGAACCAGATACCAATTTATTGGCATCTGAATATGAAGTTAAAGTGAAACTAGTTGATCTACAAGCCGATCCTAATTCTCCATTATTTAGTGTTAAATCGTTTGACGATTTAGGATTAGATCCAGCCTTATTGAAGGGTGTTTATGCCATGAAGTTTCAAAAACCTTCTAAGATTCAAGAAAAGGCGTTACCCCTTTTACTTCACAACCCACCTAGAAATATGATTGCTCAATCTCAATCTGGTACGGGGAAAACTGCTGCATTTTCATTAGCCATGTTGAGTCGTGTTAATGtggatgaagaaattccTCAAGCCATTTGTTTAGCACCTTCAAGAGAATTAGCTAGACAAACCATGGAAGTTGTACAAGACATGGGTAAATTCACTAAGATATCGACCCAACTAATTGTCCctgattcatttgaaagaaacACACGTATTAATGCACAAATTGTGGTGGGTACTCCAGGTACAGTTTTAGATTTAATGCGTAGAAAGTTAATTGATATATCCAAGATCAAGATTTTTGTATTAGATGAAGCTGATAATATGTTAGATAAACAAGGGTTGGGTGATCAATGTGTTCGTGTTAAGAGATTTATACCAAAGACTGCTCAATTGGTGTTATTTAGTGCTACATTTGCGGATGCTGTTAGAGAATATGCGAAAAAAGTGGTTCCTGATGCCAACACGTTAGAATTACAAACCAATGAGGTCAATGTCAGTGCCATTAAACAATTATACATGGATTGTAAGAGTGAAGAGCATAAATATGAAGTTTTATCTGAGTTATATGGACTATTGACTATTGGATCCTCCATTATCTTTGTTGCCACTAAGAATACAGCCAATTTGTTATATGGTCAATTAAGAAAGGATGGTCATGCGGTGTCTATATTACACGGTGACTTACAAAGTACTGAAAGAGATAgattaattgatgatttcaGAGAGGGTAAATCCAAGGTTCTCATTACGACGAACGTGCTTGCTCGTGGTATTGATATTCCAACGGTGTCCATGGTGGTCAACTACGATTTACCCACTTTAAGGAACGGAGAAGCAGACCCTGCCACATACATACACAGAATTGGTAGAACCGGTAGATTTGGTAGAACCGGTGTAGCCATTTCGTTCGTGCATGACAAGAAGACCCTGAACACGTTACTGACGATTCAGAAATACTTTGGGGACATTGAGATGACCCGTGTGCCCACGGACGACTGGGACGAAGTGGAGAAGATCGTGAAGAAGGTGTTGAAGGAGTAA
- the RSB1 gene encoding phospholipid-translocating ATPase RSB1 (ancestral locus Anc_5.647) — MIFNSTLLLELKRHKVTSLPPNATTVQELEYLKDTTKHSLYSGMTPNAGFNIAMIAIWGILLACQCVQVYYRQIWFSVAFICTGILEVLGYIGRAWGHYNVYNMDGFLLNMICLTIAPVFTMGGIYYQLAKLIEVYGHRFSLLPSPMYYSYIFIGSDIVSLAIQAAGGGTAGMAVDDDKSADQGDNIFVAGLAIQVASMFFFLVFWFHFLYRIYLKSRWEHTGKRTFSIKELSKIPQSDLEYLYRDKFHDMRMNPDRWIFRYFTLATTAAVLCVFTRCCYRLAELSEGWGGNLITHEPYFIVLDSIMMTLCVLILTIFHPGFVFLGRHVSIPITKGHVDPEDVIPTEEDLDVSATASDLVEKEKELMENTEKKSVSFMKKCWPFHKNKKSKPDDVETAINP, encoded by the coding sequence ATGATTTTTAATAGCACACTACTCCTCGAACTTAAGAGGCATAAAGTGACGTCGCTACCTCCCAATGCCACAACAGTTCAAGAGCTAGAATACTTGAAAGATACAACAAAGCATTCCCTGTACAGTGGGATGACCCCCAATGCAGGGTTCAATATCGCCATGATAGCCATCTGGGGGATCTTATTAGCATGCCAATGTGTTCAAGTCTATTACCGTCAAATATGGTTCTCGGTAGCATTCATATGTACAGGTATCCTAGAAGTACTAGGGTATATAGGAAGAGCATGGGGCCATTATAACGTCTATAATATGGACGGATTTCTTCTAAATATGATTTGTTTAACCATCGCTCCCGTGTTCACTATGGGTGgtatttattatcaattggCAAAACTAATTGAAGTGTACGGTCATCGATTTTCTCTATTACCGTCACCAATGTATTATTCATACATTTTCATAGGCTCCGATATTGTATCATTGGCCATTCAAGCCGCAGGTGGTGGTACAGCAGGTATGGCTGTCGATGATGATAAATCAGCAGATCAAGGTGACAATATTTTCGTCGCAGGGTTGGCCATTCAAGTTGCATCaatgtttttctttttagtTTTTTGGTTCCATTTCCTTTATAGAATTTACCTCAAGAGTAGATGGGAACATACGGGCAAAAGAACTTTCAGCATTAAAGAATTGTCCAAAATACCACAATCAGATTTGGAATATCTATATAGAGATAAATTCCATGATATGAGAATGAACCCAGATCGTTGGATCTTCCGTTATTTCACACTGGCAACCACAGCAGCTGTCCTTTGTGTATTCACTCGTTGTTGCTATCGTCTTGCTGAACTGTCTGAAGGATGGGGAGGGAACTTGATTACACATGAACCATATTTTATTGTGTTAGATTCCATAATGATGACTTTGTGTGTCTTAATCCTAACTATTTTCCACCCGGGATTCGTGTTCTTAGGTAGGCATGTTTCCATTCCAATCACAAAGGGTCATGTGGATCCAGAAGATGTTATCCCCACGGAGGAAGATCTAGACGTCAGTGCTACAGCTTCCGATTTGgtagaaaaggaaaaggaactGATGGAAAATactgaaaaaaaatcagTATCATTCATGAAAAAGTGTTGGCCCTTCcataaaaataaaaagagtAAGCCAGATGATGTAGAAACAGCAATCAACccataa
- the NCAS0G00620 gene encoding YqaE/Pmp3 family membrane protein (ancestral locus Anc_5.642), producing the protein MDGDKIINIILAIFLPPLSVFLSCGWGRECIIDIVLTILVFFPGMLYALYLAFQD; encoded by the exons ATGGACGGTGACAAAATTATCAACATCATCTTAG CTATATTCTTACCACCTTTATCGGTCTTTTTGAGTTGCGGTTGGGGTAGGGAGTGTATTATCGATATCGTCTTAACGATTCTGGTATTCTTCCCAGGTATGTTATATGCCTTATATTTGGCCTTCCAAGATTAG